A window from Candidatus Nitrospira neomarina encodes these proteins:
- a CDS encoding Gldg family protein: MMNKKVLTGSGLIMAAVLFGVFNMVSNAAFSTARFDLTEHGLYTLSEGTKNVLKSLKEPIALRFYLSKTLATGLPGIKSYATRVQEMLEEYAQVAGDQLYLEIIDPEPFSEEEDRAVAFGLQGIPLDGGSAQFYFGLAGTSSTDELEVISFFQPEREEFLEYDLTKMVHTLANPKKKVLGLLSTLPIDGGGGMPFMAQQGGGQPWLILSHIEQMFEVKKIETTAAAIPEEISVLMIVHPKSLSEATLYAIDQYVLRGGHAMIFVDPLAESDSGGGNPMNPMGGGGPRNSDMPALFAAWGLELVKGQVLGDLPLAKKVQVQQQNRLQVVDYPVWIDFRQEHFSDKDIVTAQVPSITVASAGIIRKKGETGTTVEPLIQSDEAAMQIESSRLSVMPDVSGLLNSYRPEGEKFIVAARVTGTVKTAFPDGKPKAAANTSENPNMASEAETQTQDHLTVSKGPINVIVVADTDILQDRFWVQVQNFFGQRIGIPNAGNGTFVTNALDNLTGSNDLISVRSRAGYSRPFTLLRMLQQEAEQRFRQKEQVLQEQLKATERKIQELQSQKPEGNAMILSVEQQEAMGQFRKELLQVRKELRGVQHELGKNIESVERWVKFINIGLVPLLIGIVGVWISSSGIRKKASPKAK, encoded by the coding sequence ATGATGAATAAAAAAGTACTCACGGGAAGCGGTCTCATCATGGCAGCCGTTCTGTTCGGCGTCTTCAACATGGTGAGTAATGCCGCGTTCAGTACTGCACGATTCGATCTGACAGAACATGGCCTGTATACCTTGTCTGAAGGCACCAAGAACGTTCTTAAAAGTTTAAAGGAACCCATTGCACTGCGGTTTTACCTCTCCAAAACCCTGGCAACCGGCTTGCCGGGCATTAAAAGTTACGCAACCCGCGTTCAGGAAATGTTGGAGGAATATGCGCAAGTCGCGGGAGACCAACTGTACTTGGAGATAATAGATCCTGAACCGTTTTCAGAAGAAGAAGACCGAGCAGTCGCATTCGGCCTGCAGGGTATCCCGCTTGATGGTGGGAGCGCTCAATTTTATTTTGGATTGGCCGGGACCAGTTCGACGGATGAGTTGGAAGTGATTTCCTTTTTTCAACCAGAGCGGGAAGAATTCTTGGAATATGACTTGACGAAGATGGTTCACACGTTGGCCAATCCCAAGAAAAAGGTTCTTGGCCTCCTGAGTACCTTGCCCATTGATGGGGGTGGGGGCATGCCGTTTATGGCACAGCAGGGAGGAGGCCAACCCTGGCTTATTCTGTCTCACATCGAACAAATGTTCGAAGTGAAAAAAATTGAAACGACGGCGGCGGCTATCCCTGAGGAGATTAGTGTCTTAATGATTGTGCATCCCAAGTCCTTGAGTGAGGCCACTCTCTATGCCATTGATCAGTATGTGTTGAGAGGCGGGCATGCCATGATTTTTGTGGATCCTCTGGCGGAATCCGATAGTGGAGGCGGAAACCCCATGAATCCGATGGGAGGCGGCGGCCCCCGGAATTCGGATATGCCTGCGTTATTTGCCGCCTGGGGACTTGAGTTGGTGAAAGGGCAGGTGTTGGGAGATTTGCCGTTGGCCAAAAAGGTGCAAGTCCAACAGCAAAACCGTCTGCAGGTGGTTGATTATCCTGTCTGGATTGATTTCCGCCAGGAACATTTCAGCGACAAGGACATCGTCACGGCTCAGGTGCCGTCGATCACGGTGGCATCAGCAGGCATCATTCGAAAGAAGGGGGAGACGGGGACCACGGTCGAGCCGCTCATCCAATCGGATGAAGCCGCCATGCAGATTGAATCCTCACGCTTATCAGTCATGCCTGATGTCAGCGGCTTACTCAATAGTTATCGGCCTGAAGGGGAAAAATTTATCGTCGCCGCCAGGGTAACAGGAACCGTGAAAACGGCTTTTCCTGATGGAAAGCCGAAAGCGGCGGCGAATACGAGTGAGAATCCAAATATGGCTTCAGAAGCCGAGACCCAGACCCAAGATCACCTCACAGTATCGAAAGGTCCCATCAATGTGATTGTGGTGGCCGATACGGATATCTTGCAGGACCGGTTTTGGGTTCAAGTCCAAAATTTCTTTGGGCAACGGATAGGCATTCCCAATGCTGGCAATGGCACGTTTGTGACAAATGCCTTGGATAATCTGACGGGAAGCAATGATCTGATTAGTGTGAGAAGCCGGGCGGGATATTCCCGGCCATTCACGCTTTTGCGAATGTTGCAACAGGAAGCGGAGCAGCGCTTCCGGCAAAAGGAGCAAGTGCTCCAGGAACAGCTCAAGGCGACGGAACGTAAAATTCAGGAACTGCAGAGTCAAAAGCCTGAGGGAAATGCCATGATTCTGAGTGTGGAACAGCAGGAGGCCATGGGACAATTTCGAAAGGAATTGCTCCAGGTTCGCAAGGAACTGCGGGGCGTACAGCATGAACTTGGCAAAAACATAGAGAGTGTTGAGCGTTGGGTGAA
- a CDS encoding ABC transporter permease subunit, translated as MGRIRVIFQRELAGYFATPIAAVFIVIFLLLSGAFTFYLGNYFARGQADLVPFFEFHQWLYLVLIPALAMRLWAEERRSGTIELLLTLPVTMWEAVAGKFLAAWCFTGIALALTFPMWLTVNVLGNPDNGVILASYLGSLLMAGGFLAIGSCISALTKNQVIAFVISVVISLGFILSGFPLVLDLFSSWAPQFLLSAISSFSFLTHFQSISKGVLDLRDILFFLSLIAFWLFATATVIDIKKAES; from the coding sequence GTGGGACGTATTCGAGTGATTTTTCAACGGGAATTGGCCGGGTATTTTGCCACGCCGATTGCGGCGGTGTTCATTGTCATATTTTTGTTACTTAGTGGAGCCTTCACGTTTTATCTGGGCAATTATTTTGCGCGCGGCCAGGCCGACCTGGTGCCGTTTTTTGAATTTCATCAGTGGCTCTATCTGGTGTTAATCCCTGCGTTGGCAATGCGCTTATGGGCGGAAGAGCGTCGTTCCGGAACAATTGAACTGCTGCTGACCCTGCCCGTCACCATGTGGGAGGCGGTCGCAGGGAAATTTCTGGCCGCATGGTGTTTCACGGGAATCGCCTTGGCCTTGACCTTTCCCATGTGGCTGACGGTAAATGTATTGGGGAACCCTGATAATGGCGTTATTCTTGCCAGCTACCTCGGCAGTCTGCTGATGGCCGGAGGATTTTTAGCCATCGGCTCCTGCATCTCCGCTCTCACCAAAAATCAGGTGATCGCCTTTGTGATCAGCGTGGTCATTTCCTTGGGGTTCATCTTGAGTGGGTTCCCACTTGTTCTGGATCTTTTCAGCAGTTGGGCCCCACAATTTCTGCTGAGTGCCATCAGCTCATTTAGCTTTTTGACGCATTTCCAATCGATCAGCAAAGGTGTCTTGGATTTGCGCGATATTCTCTTTTTTCTTTCGTTGATTGCCTTTTGGTTGTTTGCGACGGCCACGGTCATTGATATCAAAAAAGCCGAATCGTAA
- a CDS encoding ABC transporter ATP-binding protein, which produces MEITVKIENLRKTFGPIVAVDGVSFTVGKGEVLGFLGPNGAGKSTTMKMITGFLTPTSGAVHICGHNIDVQPIDAKKRIGYLPEGAPAYQDMTPASFLTFIGEMRGYRGATLKRTVSETVEKVNLQSVLNQSIETLSKGFKRRVGLAQAILHDPEILILDEPTDGLDPNQKHEVRTLIRAMAKEKAIILSTHILEEVHALCTRAMIIAKGKVVFDGTPGELEGKSLTHHTVLGTIAGVDPMVLHHHLMTVKGVKKIEEVGRDGDLVQFRIYPDDGQWILPDIGHCAREQGWEVRELYPDRGQLDEVFRLLTTPKQTIS; this is translated from the coding sequence ATGGAAATCACGGTTAAAATTGAAAACTTGCGAAAAACATTTGGGCCGATTGTCGCAGTGGATGGTGTGTCGTTTACCGTAGGAAAAGGAGAAGTGCTCGGGTTCTTAGGACCGAACGGAGCAGGTAAATCCACAACCATGAAAATGATCACAGGTTTTCTCACGCCGACCAGCGGTGCAGTGCATATTTGTGGACATAATATTGACGTTCAACCCATCGATGCCAAAAAGCGTATCGGCTATCTGCCAGAGGGAGCGCCGGCCTATCAGGATATGACTCCCGCCTCGTTTCTTACGTTTATTGGGGAGATGCGAGGATATCGCGGAGCGACGCTAAAGCGAACGGTATCGGAAACGGTCGAGAAGGTGAATTTGCAATCGGTGTTGAACCAATCGATTGAAACGTTGTCGAAAGGGTTTAAGCGCCGCGTAGGACTGGCTCAAGCGATTCTTCATGACCCGGAAATTTTGATATTAGATGAACCAACCGATGGGTTGGATCCCAATCAAAAGCATGAGGTTCGCACGCTGATTCGGGCCATGGCGAAAGAGAAAGCCATTATTCTCTCGACGCATATCTTGGAAGAAGTACATGCACTCTGTACCCGTGCAATGATCATTGCGAAGGGGAAAGTGGTGTTTGATGGCACACCAGGGGAATTGGAAGGAAAATCTCTTACTCACCATACGGTCCTCGGCACGATAGCCGGAGTGGATCCCATGGTCTTACATCATCACCTGATGACGGTGAAAGGGGTCAAAAAGATTGAAGAGGTGGGTCGGGACGGTGATTTAGTGCAATTTCGTATTTATCCGGATGACGGACAGTGGATCCTCCCGGATATTGGACATTGCGCGCGAGAACAGGGGTGGGAAGTGAGGGAACTTTATCCCGACCGGGGTCAATTGGATGAGGTATTTCGTTTATTGACGACTCCCAAGCAGACGATTTCGTAA